The Lonchura striata isolate bLonStr1 chromosome Z, bLonStr1.mat, whole genome shotgun sequence genome window below encodes:
- the TRMT10B gene encoding tRNA methyltransferase 10 homolog B, whose protein sequence is MEAGAAAGPEPAGEAEAAVAAEALRLLRIEPSAAGDAGAGRAGGEPAPGSRNALRKRRRWLRVLAARRGKRPQERQRRRARRAAAAAGAGPAAALRRGRVPAALATERLLQARAAGPRLCVDLGVGGSMTEKESGRLASQIRRLYGANRRAARPFWLCLTEFAAGTPIYEQCFRMNDGFAAYLMDTTPESYLDLFPLEAIVYLTPDSENVLEDIDPSKVYVLGGLVDESIHKQLTLRRAREQGLQTARLPIREFMVRAPNCRNYHSETLAINQVFDVLVTYYETRSWPAALRAGVSSGKGYVLPDPAEQAETAQRTTAAQGNALLCAEELQEAPA, encoded by the exons ATGgaggccggggcggcggcggggccggagccggcgGGCGAGGCGGAGGCGGCCGTGGCGGCCGAGGCGCTGCGGCTGCTGCGGATCGAGCCCTCGGCCGCGGGCGATgccggcgcggggcgggcgggcggcgagcCGGCACCGGGCTCG AGGAACGCGCTGCGGAAGCGGCGGCGCTGGCTGCGCGTTCTCGCCGCCCGGCGCGGGAAGCGGCCGCAGGAGCGGCAGCGCCGCCGGGCacggcgggcagcggcggccgccggggccggcccggcagcggcgcTCCGCCGCGGGAGGGTCCCGGCCGCGCTGGCCACGGAGCGGCTGCTGCaggcgcgggcggcggggccgcggctctGCGTGGACCTCGGCGTGGGCGGCAGCATGACCGAGAAG GAGAGTGGCCGCCTGGCCTCCCAGATCCGCCGGCTGTACGGGGCGAACCGCCGCGCTGCCCGGCCCTTCTGGCTGTGCCTGACGGAGTTTGCGGCCGGGACACCGATCTACGAGCAGTGCTTCCGCATGAACGATGGCTTCGCTGCCTACCTG ATGGATACAACTCCAGAGAGTTACCTGGACCTGTTTCCTTTGGAGGCCATTGTTTATCTCACTCCTGACTCTGAGAACG TCCTGGAAGATATCGATCCGAGCAAGGTGTACGTGCTGGGAGGGCTGGTGGATGAGAGCATTCACAAG cagctgaccCTGCGGAGGGCACGGGAGCAGGGCCTCCAGACAGCCCGGCTCCCCATCCGTGAGTTCATGGTGAGAGCCCCCAACTGCAGGAACTACCACTCCGAGACGCTGGCCATCAACCAGG TCTTTGATGTCCTGGTCACCTACTATGAGACGCGGAGCTGGCCAGCAGCGCTGAGGGCTGGAGTTTCTTCTGGAAAAGGCTACGTGCTCCCGGACCCAGCGGAACAGGCAGAGACAGCCCAGCGCACCACTGCTGCCCAAGGAAATGCTTTATTGtgtgctgaggagctgcaggaagcacCAGCGTGA